A DNA window from Drosophila biarmipes strain raj3 chromosome 2R, RU_DBia_V1.1, whole genome shotgun sequence contains the following coding sequences:
- the LOC108026703 gene encoding calcium-transporting ATPase sarcoplasmic/endoplasmic reticulum type isoform X1 — MEDGHSKTVEQSLNFFGTDAERGLTLDQIKANQKKYGPNELPTEEGKSIWQLVLEQFDDLLVKILLLAAIISFVLALFEEHEETFTAFVEPLVILLILIANAVVGVWQERNAESAIEALKEYEPEMGKVVRQDKSGIQKVRAKEIVPGDLVEVSVGDKIPADIRITHIYSTTLRIDQSILTGESVSVIKHTDAIPDPRAVNQDKKNILFSGTNVAAGKARGVVIGTGLSTAIGKIRTEMSETEEIKTPLQQKLDEFGEQLSKVISVICVAVWAINIGHFNDPAHGGSWIKGAIYYFKIAVALAVAAIPEGLPAVITTCLALGTRRMAKKNAIVRSLPSVETLGCTSVICSDKTGTLTTNQMSVSRMFIFDKVEGNDSSFLEFELTGSTYEPIGEVFLNGQRVKAADYDTLQELSTICIMCNDSAIDYNEFKQAFEKVGEATETALIVLAEKLNSFSVNKSGLDRRSAAIACRGEIETKWKKEFTLEFSRDRKSMSSYCTPLKASRLGTGPKLFVKGAPEGVLERCTHARVGTSKVPLTSALKAKILALTGQYGTGRDTLRCLALAVADSPMKPDEMDLGDSTKFYQYEVNLTFVGVVGMLDPPRKEVFDSIVRCRAAGIRVIVITGDNKATAEAICRRIGVFGEDEDTTGKSYSGREFDDLSPTEQKAAVARSRLFSRVEPQHKSKIVEFLQSMNEISAMTGDGVNDAPALKKAEIGIAMGSGTAVAKSAAEMVLADDNFSSIVSAVEEGRAIYNNMKQFIRYLISSNIGEVVSIFLTAALGLPEALIPVQLLWVNLVTDGLPATALGFNPPDLDIMEKPPRKADEGLISGWLFFRYMAIGFYVGAATVGAAAWWFVFSDEGPKLSYWQLTHHLACLGGGDEFKGVDCKIFSDPHAMTMALSVLVTIEMLNAMNSLSENQSLITMPPWCNLWLIGSMALSFTLHFVILYVDVLSTVFQVTPLSAEEWITVMKFSIPVVLLDETLKFVARKIADGESPIYKMHGIVLMWAVFFGLLYAMML, encoded by the exons ATGGAAGACGGTCACTCGAAAACCGTCGAACAGTCTCTCAACTTCTTCGGAACGGACGCAGAGCGCGGCTTAACCCTCGACCAGATCAAGGCTAACCAGAAGAAATATGGACCCAACG AGTTGCCGACCGAGGAAG GAAAGAGCATCTGGCAGCTGGTCTTGGAGCAGTTCGACGATCTGCTTGTGAAGATTCTGCTGTTGGCAGCCATCATCTCATTT GTTCTCGCCCTGTTTGAGGAACACGAGGAAACGTTCACTGCATTTGTAGAGCCCCTAGTTATTTTACTTATCCTGATAGCCAACGCCGTGGTGGGAGTATGGCAGGAGCGTAACGCCGAGTCGGCCATCGAGGCTCTGAAGGAGTACGAGCCCGAGATGGGTAAGGTGGTGCGCCAGGACAAGTCCGGCATCCAGAAGGTGCGCGCGAAAGAGATCGTGCCCGGAGATCTGGTTGAGGTGTCCGTCGGTGACAAGATCCCCGCCGATATCCGCATCACACACATCTACTCCACCACCCTCAGGATCGATCAGTCCATCCTCACCGGTGAGTCGGTCTCCGTCATCAAGCACACTGACGCCATCCCCGACCCCCGCGCCGTCAACCAGGACAAGAAGAACATCCTGTTCTCCGGCACCAACGTTGCCGCCGGCAAGGCCCGCGGCGTCGTCATCGGCACTGGTCTGAGCACCGCCATCGGCAAGATCCGTACTGAGATGTCTGAGACTGAGGAGATCAAGACGCCACTGCAGCAGAAGCTGGATGAGTTCGGTGAGCAGCTGTCCAAGGTCATCTCCGTCATTTGCGTGGCTGTCTGGGCCATCAACATCGGCCACTTCAACGACCCCGCCCACGGTGGCTCCTGGATCAAGGGTGCCATCTACTACTTCAAGATCGCCGTCGCTCTGGCTGTGGCAGCTATCCCCGAGGGTCTGCCCGCCGTCATCACCACCTGTCTGGCTCTGGGCACCCGCCGCATGGCCAAGAAGAACGCCATTGTCCGCTCCTTGCCCTCCGTGGAAACCCTGGGCTGCACCTCCGTCATCTGCTCCGATAAGACAGGCACACTCACCACCAACCAGATGTCCGTCTCGCGCATGTTCATCTTCGACAAGGTCGAGGGCAACGACAGCAGCTTCCTGGAATTCGAACTGACCGGCTCCACCTACGAACCCATCGGCGAGGTCTTCCTGAACGGCCAGCGCGTTAAGGCTGCCGACTATGATACCCTCCAGGAACTGTCCACCATCTGCATCATGTGCAACGACTCCGCTATTGATTACAATGAGTTCAAGCAGGCCTTTGAGAAGGTCGGTGAGGCCACCGAGACAGCCCTGATTGTCCTGGCCGAGAAACTGAACAGCTTCAGCGTGAACAAGTCTGGCCTGGACCGCCGCTCCGCCGCCATCGCCTGCCGCGGTGAGATCGAGACCAAGTGGAAGAAGGAATTCACCCTGGAGTTCTCTCGCGATCGTAAATCCATGTCCTCGTACTGCACCCCCCTGAAGGCCTCCCGCCTGGGCACTGGCCCCAAACTGTTCGTGAAGGGTGCCCCCGAGGGTGTCCTGGAGCGCTGCACACACGCCCGCGTTGGCACCAGCAAGGTTCCTCTGACCTCGGCCCTGAAGGCCAAGATCCTCGCCCTGACCGGCCAGTACGGTACTGGACGCGACACCCTTCGTTGCCTGGCTCTGGCCGTTGCCGATAGCCCCATGAAGCCCGATGAGATGGACCTCGGCGACTCCACCAAGTTCTACCAGTATGAGGTTAACCTGACCTTTGTCGGTGTCGTGGGCATGTTGGATCCCCCCCGTAAGGAAGTTTTCGATTCCATTGTGCGCTGCCGTGCTGCCGGTATTCGCGTTATTGTGATTACTGGTGACAACAAAGCCACTGCCGAGGCTATCTGCCGCAGGATCGGTGTGTTCGGCGAGGACGAGGACACCACTGGCAAGTCCTACTCCGGTCGCGAATTCGACGATCTCTCCCCCACCGAACAGAAGGCTGCCGTCGCCCGTTCCCGCCTCTTCTCCCGCGTGGAGCCCCAGCACAAGTCCAAGATTGTGGAGTTCCTGCAGAGCATGAACGAGATCTCTGCCATGACTGGTGATGGTGTGAACGACGCCCCTGCCCTGAAGAAGGCCGAGATCGGTATTGCCATGGGCTCCGGTACCGCTGTCGCCAAGTCTGCCGCCGAAATGGTGTTGGCTGATGACAACTTCTCCTCCATCGTGTCCGCCGTTGAAGAAGGTCGCGCTATTTACAACAACATGAAGCAGTTCATCCGCTACCTCATCTCCTCGAACATTGGTGAGGTCGTCTCCATCTTCCTTACTGCTGCCCTTGGTCTGCCCGAGGCTCTGATTCCCGTCCAGCTGCTCTGGGTCAACCTG GTTACTGATGGTCTCCCAGCCACCGCTCTTGGCTTCAACCCCCCTGATCTGGATATCATGGAGAAGCCCCCCAGGAAGGCCGACGAAGGTCTCATTTCCGGATGGTTGTTCTTCCG ttacATGGCTATTGGCTTCTACGTCGGCGCTGCTACCGTCGGTGCCGCCGCCTGGTGGTTCGTGTTCTCCGACGAGGGACCCAAACTGTCCTACTGGCAGCTGACCCACCATCTGGCCTGCTTGGGCGGTGGTGACGAGTTCAAGGGCGTTGACTGCAAGATCTTCAGCGACCCCCATGCGATGACCATGGCTCTGTCCGTGCTGGTGACAATCGAAATGTTGAACGCAATGAACAG CTTGTCTGAGAACCAGTCGCTGATTACCATGCCCCCATGGTGCAACCTGTGGCTGATTGGATCAATGGCACTCTCCTTCACTCTTCACTTTGTTATTCTTTACGTCGATGTCCTCTCC ACCGTCTTCCAAGTGACACCGTTGTCTGCAGAGGAATGGATAACTGTGATGAAATTCTCAATTCCTGTAGTTTTATTAGATGAGACATTGAAGTTTGTTGCTAGAAAAATCGCAGATGGTGAGAGTCCTATATATAAGATGCATGGGATTGTGTTAATGTGGGCTGTCTTCTTTGGCCTGCTGTACGCTATGATGCTTTaa
- the LOC108026703 gene encoding calcium-transporting ATPase sarcoplasmic/endoplasmic reticulum type isoform X2 encodes MEDGHSKTVEQSLNFFGTDAERGLTLDQIKANQKKYGPNELPTEEGKSIWQLVLEQFDDLLVKILLLAAIISFVLALFEEHEETFTAFVEPLVILLILIANAVVGVWQERNAESAIEALKEYEPEMGKVVRQDKSGIQKVRAKEIVPGDLVEVSVGDKIPADIRITHIYSTTLRIDQSILTGESVSVIKHTDAIPDPRAVNQDKKNILFSGTNVAAGKARGVVIGTGLSTAIGKIRTEMSETEEIKTPLQQKLDEFGEQLSKVISVICVAVWAINIGHFNDPAHGGSWIKGAIYYFKIAVALAVAAIPEGLPAVITTCLALGTRRMAKKNAIVRSLPSVETLGCTSVICSDKTGTLTTNQMSVSRMFIFDKVEGNDSSFLEFELTGSTYEPIGEVFLNGQRVKAADYDTLQELSTICIMCNDSAIDYNEFKQAFEKVGEATETALIVLAEKLNSFSVNKSGLDRRSAAIACRGEIETKWKKEFTLEFSRDRKSMSSYCTPLKASRLGTGPKLFVKGAPEGVLERCTHARVGTSKVPLTSALKAKILALTGQYGTGRDTLRCLALAVADSPMKPDEMDLGDSTKFYQYEVNLTFVGVVGMLDPPRKEVFDSIVRCRAAGIRVIVITGDNKATAEAICRRIGVFGEDEDTTGKSYSGREFDDLSPTEQKAAVARSRLFSRVEPQHKSKIVEFLQSMNEISAMTGDGVNDAPALKKAEIGIAMGSGTAVAKSAAEMVLADDNFSSIVSAVEEGRAIYNNMKQFIRYLISSNIGEVVSIFLTAALGLPEALIPVQLLWVNLVTDGLPATALGFNPPDLDIMEKPPRKADEGLISGWLFFRYMAIGFYVGAATVGAAAWWFVFSDEGPKLSYWQLTHHLACLGGGDEFKGVDCKIFSDPHAMTMALSVLVTIEMLNAMNSLSENQSLITMPPWCNLWLIGSMALSFTLHFVILYVDVLSTVFQVTPLSAEEWITVMKFSIPVVLLDETLKFVARKIADVPDVVVDRM; translated from the exons ATGGAAGACGGTCACTCGAAAACCGTCGAACAGTCTCTCAACTTCTTCGGAACGGACGCAGAGCGCGGCTTAACCCTCGACCAGATCAAGGCTAACCAGAAGAAATATGGACCCAACG AGTTGCCGACCGAGGAAG GAAAGAGCATCTGGCAGCTGGTCTTGGAGCAGTTCGACGATCTGCTTGTGAAGATTCTGCTGTTGGCAGCCATCATCTCATTT GTTCTCGCCCTGTTTGAGGAACACGAGGAAACGTTCACTGCATTTGTAGAGCCCCTAGTTATTTTACTTATCCTGATAGCCAACGCCGTGGTGGGAGTATGGCAGGAGCGTAACGCCGAGTCGGCCATCGAGGCTCTGAAGGAGTACGAGCCCGAGATGGGTAAGGTGGTGCGCCAGGACAAGTCCGGCATCCAGAAGGTGCGCGCGAAAGAGATCGTGCCCGGAGATCTGGTTGAGGTGTCCGTCGGTGACAAGATCCCCGCCGATATCCGCATCACACACATCTACTCCACCACCCTCAGGATCGATCAGTCCATCCTCACCGGTGAGTCGGTCTCCGTCATCAAGCACACTGACGCCATCCCCGACCCCCGCGCCGTCAACCAGGACAAGAAGAACATCCTGTTCTCCGGCACCAACGTTGCCGCCGGCAAGGCCCGCGGCGTCGTCATCGGCACTGGTCTGAGCACCGCCATCGGCAAGATCCGTACTGAGATGTCTGAGACTGAGGAGATCAAGACGCCACTGCAGCAGAAGCTGGATGAGTTCGGTGAGCAGCTGTCCAAGGTCATCTCCGTCATTTGCGTGGCTGTCTGGGCCATCAACATCGGCCACTTCAACGACCCCGCCCACGGTGGCTCCTGGATCAAGGGTGCCATCTACTACTTCAAGATCGCCGTCGCTCTGGCTGTGGCAGCTATCCCCGAGGGTCTGCCCGCCGTCATCACCACCTGTCTGGCTCTGGGCACCCGCCGCATGGCCAAGAAGAACGCCATTGTCCGCTCCTTGCCCTCCGTGGAAACCCTGGGCTGCACCTCCGTCATCTGCTCCGATAAGACAGGCACACTCACCACCAACCAGATGTCCGTCTCGCGCATGTTCATCTTCGACAAGGTCGAGGGCAACGACAGCAGCTTCCTGGAATTCGAACTGACCGGCTCCACCTACGAACCCATCGGCGAGGTCTTCCTGAACGGCCAGCGCGTTAAGGCTGCCGACTATGATACCCTCCAGGAACTGTCCACCATCTGCATCATGTGCAACGACTCCGCTATTGATTACAATGAGTTCAAGCAGGCCTTTGAGAAGGTCGGTGAGGCCACCGAGACAGCCCTGATTGTCCTGGCCGAGAAACTGAACAGCTTCAGCGTGAACAAGTCTGGCCTGGACCGCCGCTCCGCCGCCATCGCCTGCCGCGGTGAGATCGAGACCAAGTGGAAGAAGGAATTCACCCTGGAGTTCTCTCGCGATCGTAAATCCATGTCCTCGTACTGCACCCCCCTGAAGGCCTCCCGCCTGGGCACTGGCCCCAAACTGTTCGTGAAGGGTGCCCCCGAGGGTGTCCTGGAGCGCTGCACACACGCCCGCGTTGGCACCAGCAAGGTTCCTCTGACCTCGGCCCTGAAGGCCAAGATCCTCGCCCTGACCGGCCAGTACGGTACTGGACGCGACACCCTTCGTTGCCTGGCTCTGGCCGTTGCCGATAGCCCCATGAAGCCCGATGAGATGGACCTCGGCGACTCCACCAAGTTCTACCAGTATGAGGTTAACCTGACCTTTGTCGGTGTCGTGGGCATGTTGGATCCCCCCCGTAAGGAAGTTTTCGATTCCATTGTGCGCTGCCGTGCTGCCGGTATTCGCGTTATTGTGATTACTGGTGACAACAAAGCCACTGCCGAGGCTATCTGCCGCAGGATCGGTGTGTTCGGCGAGGACGAGGACACCACTGGCAAGTCCTACTCCGGTCGCGAATTCGACGATCTCTCCCCCACCGAACAGAAGGCTGCCGTCGCCCGTTCCCGCCTCTTCTCCCGCGTGGAGCCCCAGCACAAGTCCAAGATTGTGGAGTTCCTGCAGAGCATGAACGAGATCTCTGCCATGACTGGTGATGGTGTGAACGACGCCCCTGCCCTGAAGAAGGCCGAGATCGGTATTGCCATGGGCTCCGGTACCGCTGTCGCCAAGTCTGCCGCCGAAATGGTGTTGGCTGATGACAACTTCTCCTCCATCGTGTCCGCCGTTGAAGAAGGTCGCGCTATTTACAACAACATGAAGCAGTTCATCCGCTACCTCATCTCCTCGAACATTGGTGAGGTCGTCTCCATCTTCCTTACTGCTGCCCTTGGTCTGCCCGAGGCTCTGATTCCCGTCCAGCTGCTCTGGGTCAACCTG GTTACTGATGGTCTCCCAGCCACCGCTCTTGGCTTCAACCCCCCTGATCTGGATATCATGGAGAAGCCCCCCAGGAAGGCCGACGAAGGTCTCATTTCCGGATGGTTGTTCTTCCG ttacATGGCTATTGGCTTCTACGTCGGCGCTGCTACCGTCGGTGCCGCCGCCTGGTGGTTCGTGTTCTCCGACGAGGGACCCAAACTGTCCTACTGGCAGCTGACCCACCATCTGGCCTGCTTGGGCGGTGGTGACGAGTTCAAGGGCGTTGACTGCAAGATCTTCAGCGACCCCCATGCGATGACCATGGCTCTGTCCGTGCTGGTGACAATCGAAATGTTGAACGCAATGAACAG CTTGTCTGAGAACCAGTCGCTGATTACCATGCCCCCATGGTGCAACCTGTGGCTGATTGGATCAATGGCACTCTCCTTCACTCTTCACTTTGTTATTCTTTACGTCGATGTCCTCTCC ACCGTCTTCCAAGTGACACCGTTGTCTGCAGAGGAATGGATAACTGTGATGAAATTCTCAATTCCTGTAGTTTTATTAGATGAGACATTGAAGTTTGTTGCTAGAAAAATCGCAGATG TTCCTGACGTCGTCGTCGACAGGATGTAA
- the LOC108026703 gene encoding calcium-transporting ATPase sarcoplasmic/endoplasmic reticulum type isoform X3, translated as MEDGHSKTVEQSLNFFGTDAERGLTLDQIKANQKKYGPNELPTEEGKSIWQLVLEQFDDLLVKILLLAAIISFVLALFEEHEETFTAFVEPLVILLILIANAVVGVWQERNAESAIEALKEYEPEMGKVVRQDKSGIQKVRAKEIVPGDLVEVSVGDKIPADIRITHIYSTTLRIDQSILTGESVSVIKHTDAIPDPRAVNQDKKNILFSGTNVAAGKARGVVIGTGLSTAIGKIRTEMSETEEIKTPLQQKLDEFGEQLSKVISVICVAVWAINIGHFNDPAHGGSWIKGAIYYFKIAVALAVAAIPEGLPAVITTCLALGTRRMAKKNAIVRSLPSVETLGCTSVICSDKTGTLTTNQMSVSRMFIFDKVEGNDSSFLEFELTGSTYEPIGEVFLNGQRVKAADYDTLQELSTICIMCNDSAIDYNEFKQAFEKVGEATETALIVLAEKLNSFSVNKSGLDRRSAAIACRGEIETKWKKEFTLEFSRDRKSMSSYCTPLKASRLGTGPKLFVKGAPEGVLERCTHARVGTSKVPLTSALKAKILALTGQYGTGRDTLRCLALAVADSPMKPDEMDLGDSTKFYQYEVNLTFVGVVGMLDPPRKEVFDSIVRCRAAGIRVIVITGDNKATAEAICRRIGVFGEDEDTTGKSYSGREFDDLSPTEQKAAVARSRLFSRVEPQHKSKIVEFLQSMNEISAMTGDGVNDAPALKKAEIGIAMGSGTAVAKSAAEMVLADDNFSSIVSAVEEGRAIYNNMKQFIRYLISSNIGEVVSIFLTAALGLPEALIPVQLLWVNLVTDGLPATALGFNPPDLDIMEKPPRKADEGLISGWLFFRYMAIGFYVGAATVGAAAWWFVFSDEGPKLSYWQLTHHLACLGGGDEFKGVDCKIFSDPHAMTMALSVLVTIEMLNAMNSLSENQSLITMPPWCNLWLIGSMALSFTLHFVILYVDVLSTVFQVTPLSAEEWITVMKFSIPVVLLDETLKFVARKIADVNPRFH; from the exons ATGGAAGACGGTCACTCGAAAACCGTCGAACAGTCTCTCAACTTCTTCGGAACGGACGCAGAGCGCGGCTTAACCCTCGACCAGATCAAGGCTAACCAGAAGAAATATGGACCCAACG AGTTGCCGACCGAGGAAG GAAAGAGCATCTGGCAGCTGGTCTTGGAGCAGTTCGACGATCTGCTTGTGAAGATTCTGCTGTTGGCAGCCATCATCTCATTT GTTCTCGCCCTGTTTGAGGAACACGAGGAAACGTTCACTGCATTTGTAGAGCCCCTAGTTATTTTACTTATCCTGATAGCCAACGCCGTGGTGGGAGTATGGCAGGAGCGTAACGCCGAGTCGGCCATCGAGGCTCTGAAGGAGTACGAGCCCGAGATGGGTAAGGTGGTGCGCCAGGACAAGTCCGGCATCCAGAAGGTGCGCGCGAAAGAGATCGTGCCCGGAGATCTGGTTGAGGTGTCCGTCGGTGACAAGATCCCCGCCGATATCCGCATCACACACATCTACTCCACCACCCTCAGGATCGATCAGTCCATCCTCACCGGTGAGTCGGTCTCCGTCATCAAGCACACTGACGCCATCCCCGACCCCCGCGCCGTCAACCAGGACAAGAAGAACATCCTGTTCTCCGGCACCAACGTTGCCGCCGGCAAGGCCCGCGGCGTCGTCATCGGCACTGGTCTGAGCACCGCCATCGGCAAGATCCGTACTGAGATGTCTGAGACTGAGGAGATCAAGACGCCACTGCAGCAGAAGCTGGATGAGTTCGGTGAGCAGCTGTCCAAGGTCATCTCCGTCATTTGCGTGGCTGTCTGGGCCATCAACATCGGCCACTTCAACGACCCCGCCCACGGTGGCTCCTGGATCAAGGGTGCCATCTACTACTTCAAGATCGCCGTCGCTCTGGCTGTGGCAGCTATCCCCGAGGGTCTGCCCGCCGTCATCACCACCTGTCTGGCTCTGGGCACCCGCCGCATGGCCAAGAAGAACGCCATTGTCCGCTCCTTGCCCTCCGTGGAAACCCTGGGCTGCACCTCCGTCATCTGCTCCGATAAGACAGGCACACTCACCACCAACCAGATGTCCGTCTCGCGCATGTTCATCTTCGACAAGGTCGAGGGCAACGACAGCAGCTTCCTGGAATTCGAACTGACCGGCTCCACCTACGAACCCATCGGCGAGGTCTTCCTGAACGGCCAGCGCGTTAAGGCTGCCGACTATGATACCCTCCAGGAACTGTCCACCATCTGCATCATGTGCAACGACTCCGCTATTGATTACAATGAGTTCAAGCAGGCCTTTGAGAAGGTCGGTGAGGCCACCGAGACAGCCCTGATTGTCCTGGCCGAGAAACTGAACAGCTTCAGCGTGAACAAGTCTGGCCTGGACCGCCGCTCCGCCGCCATCGCCTGCCGCGGTGAGATCGAGACCAAGTGGAAGAAGGAATTCACCCTGGAGTTCTCTCGCGATCGTAAATCCATGTCCTCGTACTGCACCCCCCTGAAGGCCTCCCGCCTGGGCACTGGCCCCAAACTGTTCGTGAAGGGTGCCCCCGAGGGTGTCCTGGAGCGCTGCACACACGCCCGCGTTGGCACCAGCAAGGTTCCTCTGACCTCGGCCCTGAAGGCCAAGATCCTCGCCCTGACCGGCCAGTACGGTACTGGACGCGACACCCTTCGTTGCCTGGCTCTGGCCGTTGCCGATAGCCCCATGAAGCCCGATGAGATGGACCTCGGCGACTCCACCAAGTTCTACCAGTATGAGGTTAACCTGACCTTTGTCGGTGTCGTGGGCATGTTGGATCCCCCCCGTAAGGAAGTTTTCGATTCCATTGTGCGCTGCCGTGCTGCCGGTATTCGCGTTATTGTGATTACTGGTGACAACAAAGCCACTGCCGAGGCTATCTGCCGCAGGATCGGTGTGTTCGGCGAGGACGAGGACACCACTGGCAAGTCCTACTCCGGTCGCGAATTCGACGATCTCTCCCCCACCGAACAGAAGGCTGCCGTCGCCCGTTCCCGCCTCTTCTCCCGCGTGGAGCCCCAGCACAAGTCCAAGATTGTGGAGTTCCTGCAGAGCATGAACGAGATCTCTGCCATGACTGGTGATGGTGTGAACGACGCCCCTGCCCTGAAGAAGGCCGAGATCGGTATTGCCATGGGCTCCGGTACCGCTGTCGCCAAGTCTGCCGCCGAAATGGTGTTGGCTGATGACAACTTCTCCTCCATCGTGTCCGCCGTTGAAGAAGGTCGCGCTATTTACAACAACATGAAGCAGTTCATCCGCTACCTCATCTCCTCGAACATTGGTGAGGTCGTCTCCATCTTCCTTACTGCTGCCCTTGGTCTGCCCGAGGCTCTGATTCCCGTCCAGCTGCTCTGGGTCAACCTG GTTACTGATGGTCTCCCAGCCACCGCTCTTGGCTTCAACCCCCCTGATCTGGATATCATGGAGAAGCCCCCCAGGAAGGCCGACGAAGGTCTCATTTCCGGATGGTTGTTCTTCCG ttacATGGCTATTGGCTTCTACGTCGGCGCTGCTACCGTCGGTGCCGCCGCCTGGTGGTTCGTGTTCTCCGACGAGGGACCCAAACTGTCCTACTGGCAGCTGACCCACCATCTGGCCTGCTTGGGCGGTGGTGACGAGTTCAAGGGCGTTGACTGCAAGATCTTCAGCGACCCCCATGCGATGACCATGGCTCTGTCCGTGCTGGTGACAATCGAAATGTTGAACGCAATGAACAG CTTGTCTGAGAACCAGTCGCTGATTACCATGCCCCCATGGTGCAACCTGTGGCTGATTGGATCAATGGCACTCTCCTTCACTCTTCACTTTGTTATTCTTTACGTCGATGTCCTCTCC ACCGTCTTCCAAGTGACACCGTTGTCTGCAGAGGAATGGATAACTGTGATGAAATTCTCAATTCCTGTAGTTTTATTAGATGAGACATTGAAGTTTGTTGCTAGAAAAATCGCAGATG tCAATCCCAGATTTCATTAA